The following DNA comes from Deltaproteobacteria bacterium.
CTCACCGACCGTGATGTTGAGATAGATTTAGTAGTACAAAGACCGAGCTTGCCACTTTGTCTGATTGAAATTAAGTCAACCGACCGGGTCAGCGAAAACGACGCAAGCGCCCTAATTCAGTTTAGTAAGGATTTTCCCGGCGCGCAGTGCCTACTTCTGTCTAGGGATCCAGTAGCTCAGATGATCGGCGCTGTTCGCGCCTTGCCGTGGCGGCAGGGAATCGATGAGCTAACTAAAATCTGAGTGGTTTTTTGACTCTGTCGGCATTGGGACAACGCCAAAGTATGTGCAACCAACGTTAGCTGGATAAGCAAACTGCACTACCTGAGTACATAGTTATGTTGGTTGGCCTCCTTCTTGCTTTGCCTGCCGAACCTTTTGAACTCCAAACCTGGAGTTCACTTTTTCACCTGCGGAGTGTCGGATGCACAAGCAGAAGCTAAAAAACGTTTTGAAGAAATTTGAGGAATACTTGATTGTCGACCGCGGACTTGCGCGAACCACAGTCGAGGGATACTCACGCAGCTTAAGTAATTGAGCACTACTGCAGGCAGCGCGGTTTCACCATCCGCCTGGGTAGACCAAAGAAACCCAAACGCGTCATCAAGGGCGTGCTAACAGAATCCGAGGTTTCGCGCCTAATCCAGTCGTCAAAAAACATCCGCGAAAAGGCGATGATATGTTTAATGGCGTATTCTGGTATGAGGAACCGAGAAATTTGTAGTCTCCGGGTTGGTGATGTTGATCTTGGCTCAAATCGAGTGACCGTGAGAGCTGGCAAAAACAACAAAGACCGAATTATCAATATTTCTTCCGAATGCACATTAGTCTTGATCGATTACCTTTGATTCGTCATTCGCTCGCAAAAAATCTATCAGGTAAGCGATCAACGCGACTGCCAGGCTTCATCCGTAATTAGTCGTGCGCCACGCTTGGAAAAAACATAGCTCCACACCCACTGGAGCAGTACTGCCACACGATTTTTAAATCCAACCAAATACAAGACGTGAATTAAAAGCCATCCTAACCAAGCCAGCAAACCCGAGAGGCGTACCTTACCCGCCTCAACCACTGCCTTCTTTTTACCAATGGTGGCCATCATGCCCTTGTCTAAATAGTGAAAGCTTTGAGCCTGCTGACTCTTTAGTAGCTTAGCAATATTCTTCGCTGCGCATTTTCCCTGCTGGATTGCAGCCGGCGCCAAACCAGGTACAAATTTACCCGGAGATGCCTCGACCGCTGCCATGTCACCTACGACAAAGACCTCAGGAAACTCGGGCAAAGACAGGGTCGGCGTGACCAGGATCCGTCCTGCTCGGTCCTGCTTTTGCTGCGGCGTAAATTGTAACTTTGACGCCTCCACTCCCGCCGCCCAAGATACACAATGCGAGGGGATAAAGGTTCCATTAGCGATCACGCCCTCAGGACCGACGTTCTCCACACGCGTAGAGGTTAGTACCTCAACACCTAGAGCTTTCAGATCACGCTCAGCTTGCCGCGAGAGCTCATCTGAGAATGCAGATAACACACGCGGCCCAGCCTCGATCAATACGACCCTAGCCTGGGATGGGTCGATGTGATGGAAGTCATCGACGATCACAGTTTTACTGATCTCAGCCATCGCTCCCGCAAGTTCAACACCGGTTGGGCCAGCACCAACGACGACAAAGGTTAGATAGGGGACACGCTGCTCCGGATCAGGGATGTTCTCCGCCCTTTCGAATGCTGCTAAATACCGGCGTCTGATTTCGGTGGCATGCTCTAGCGTTTTAAGCCCGGGCGCGAACGGTTCCCACTCAGGGTGACCAAAATAGCTATGTTGGGCCCCACACGCGACTATCAGATAGTCGTAGACTATCTCAACAGTCGTGTCCGGAGCCAAGCTTGTGTCACAGGCTGTGACATATTTATCCTTTAAGTTTACACCGGTAACCACTCCCCAGTGCACAGCGACACGATCGGCATTGGTGAACTGCGATCTGATTGGCATGGCGATGTCAGACGGATTTAGCGCGGCGGTCGCCACCTGATAGAGCAGTGGCTGAAACACGTGGTGATTCTTCTTGTCGATCAGAATCACCTGCACTCCCGGCTGATGGGCGAGCGCTTTGGCTGCGTTGAGACCGGCAAATCCCGCGCCAATAATAAGTATAATTTTGTCACCGTCGGTAGTTGCAGGATGGACATATCTAACCGTCATACGGGCTCCTCAACGACGCGGACTGTGGCCTCTAGCGAAAGAATACGCCGCGCAAGCATGGTCCTCGAAACGATTGTCACCGCCAGTAGCGCTATCCACACATGGACCAAAGGCACTATGGCGCTGGAACATAATAAAAACAGCGTGTAGGCAATTCCGGTCTCACCGCCCTCTGCCAAGCCGGCAGCAAGACGGAGTCCACGATTATCCACTCGATGTAGCCGCCGCTTTTCTTCCAGTGCCCCAAGAGCCAGCGCACTAGTAATGCACAGGATGTAAAGCGACAGAACGAGGGACCACTCCCATCGAAGTGCGGGGAAGGCCCTCATAAATGCAAGCACCATGAGCGTGTTGGCGGCCATGTCACAAACAATATCGAGATAAGCGCCAAATTCACTCGTCTGCCCTGTCGCCCGCGCATATATGCCATCGGTACCGTCAAGTAATCGACTCGCCCACCACAGAGTTACCGCTGCTAGGGGCATTTCCCGGACACAAAAAAGACCCGCCAACGTAGCTAGCGCGAGTCCAAGGAGGCT
Coding sequences within:
- a CDS encoding NAD(P)/FAD-dependent oxidoreductase, with protein sequence MTVRYVHPATTDGDKIILIIGAGFAGLNAAKALAHQPGVQVILIDKKNHHVFQPLLYQVATAALNPSDIAMPIRSQFTNADRVAVHWGVVTGVNLKDKYVTACDTSLAPDTTVEIVYDYLIVACGAQHSYFGHPEWEPFAPGLKTLEHATEIRRRYLAAFERAENIPDPEQRVPYLTFVVVGAGPTGVELAGAMAEISKTVIVDDFHHIDPSQARVVLIEAGPRVLSAFSDELSRQAERDLKALGVEVLTSTRVENVGPEGVIANGTFIPSHCVSWAAGVEASKLQFTPQQKQDRAGRILVTPTLSLPEFPEVFVVGDMAAVEASPGKFVPGLAPAAIQQGKCAAKNIAKLLKSQQAQSFHYLDKGMMATIGKKKAVVEAGKVRLSGLLAWLGWLLIHVLYLVGFKNRVAVLLQWVWSYVFSKRGARLITDEAWQSR
- a CDS encoding CDP-alcohol phosphatidyltransferase family protein, which codes for SLLGLALATLAGLFCVREMPLAAVTLWWASRLLDGTDGIYARATGQTSEFGAYLDIVCDMAANTLMVLAFMRAFPALRWEWSLVLSLYILCITSALALGALEEKRRLHRVDNRGLRLAAGLAEGGETGIAYTLFLLCSSAIVPLVHVWIALLAVTIVSRTMLARRILSLEATVRVVEEPV